GGACAGCCGCGACACCTCGTCGGCGACCGCCTCGCGCACGTCCGCCGCGACCGCCTCTCCGTCGATCGTCTCGGTCATGTGCGACCGTCGGCGACCCCGAGGTAAAAGTGACGCGGGATCGTGGTCATCGAAGCCACTCCAAACCCGATTCGATCCGAGAACGCGGATCGTTTTTCGAACGGGACTACTCCGGGAACAGCTCTTCTTCGCGCTCGACGGCGTCTATCGCGGCGATCTCCTCGTCGGTCAGTTCGAGGTCGGCGGCGGCGAGGTTCGCGCGCAGGTGTCCCTCGCTCGACGCCTTCGGGATCGCGACCACGGGGTCCTTCGCTGTCGCCCACGCGATCGCGACCGCCTCGGGCGTCGCCCCGTGTGCCTCCGCGACTGCGACGACGGCGTCGACCTCGCGCACCCGACCGCCGGCGAGCGGCGAGTAGGCGACGACCGGGTAGCCGTGGTCGCGGGCGTGGTCGAGCAGTTCCGGCCGACGGAACAGCGGGTGGAGTTCGGTCTGGTGGGCCGCGGGCGGGCGGCCGAGGACGTCGACCGCGCGGTCGAGGTCCGCGAGTTCGAAGTTCGAGACGCCGACGTTCCGGACGAGCCCCTCCTCCACCAGTCGGTCGAGCGCGGGCAGCGTCGACTCCGGGTCGTAGTCGCCGCGCGGGCGGTGGACGTACAGCAGGTCGAGGGCCTCGACGCCGAGGCGGGCCGCGCTCTCGCGGGCGGCGGGCGCGACGGCGTCGGCCGCGAGGTCGTCGGTCCACAGCTTCGTCGCCACGGTCACGTCGTCGCGGCCGAGGTCGGCGTCGGCCAGCCCCGCGGCGAGCCCCTCGCCGACGACCGCCTCGTTGTCGTAGATCCGCGCGGTGTCGAGGTGGCGGTAGCCGAGCCCGAGCGCGGTCGCGACCTCGTCGGAGTCGTCGATTCCCATCGTGCCGAGGCCGACGGCCGGGAGATCCATGCCCGAACGTCCGTCCGGCCGCGAGTAAATCCCTGCGTCTCCGCGCGGCGGACCGTCCCCGCTGAGCGACGCGGTCGACCCGCGTTTCGACCCGTTCGCGCCGGGGACTTTTCCTCCCCGGCCGTTCGAAACCGAGATGTCCATGCGAGTTCCTCCCCCGCCTTCCGGCCGTCCCTCTCCCACCGACCGCCCCTCCACAGCCGACCGCCCCTCCACAGCCGACCGCCGCTTCCCCACCGGCTGGAGCGAATGAGTCGGGACGGCACCTGGTCGTTCCCGACTGCCACGGGGGGCGTCGAGGTCGCCCCCGACGAGATCCGGGTCCGGCGACGGCTCCGGCCGGCCGCCGATCACGCCGGGCGGGCGCTCGCGAACGGCCGGCTCGGCGCGCTCACGGACGCGTTCGGCTGGGCCGGCGTCGGCGCGCTCTTCACCGTCCTCAGCGCGGTTCCGCGGCTCCTCTCGGTCGGCGACGGGAGCGAGGCACTCTGGGTGGGCGGCATCGCGGCGGTCACGGTGATCGGGACTCTCGCGGCGTCGGTGGGAGAGAACCGCCGCGAGACGATCCCGCTCCGCGCCGTCGAGCGCGTCGAGTTCGACGGCGACGGGATCGTCGTGGTCCACGAGCCGGACGACGCGGATGATTCCGCCGGCGGACTCGCCAAGACGGAGATCCGGCCGCGCTCGGACGACGCGCGCGCCGACGCCGCGCTCGCGCTGCGGCTCCGGGGGGTCGACATCCGCGGGGTCGACGGGGACGACGCGGTCTCTCGGACGGCGGTCGACGCGCCGAAGACGGAGCTTCTGGAGTGAGTCAGCGGGTCGGACCGACCGCGCGGTCGACGACCTCGTACCCCTGCGCGGCGAGCGCGGGGGCGTAGTACCGCTCGGCGACCCGCCCCTGCGGAAGTCGCCGGAGGCCGAACCGGCGCGTCGGGCGCAGTTCGACGTCGACGACGCTCCCGCCGTCGTCCCCCTCGCGAACCGTCGCGGCGTACGAGGCCCACTGTCGGTCGCCGACCGTGCCGTCGACGTCGACGGTCGCGACGGCGTCGCCCGGTGAGGCGTCGTCTCCGTCGCCCGCGGCCCGCACCTCGGTCTCGACGCCGAGCGCGACGCTCCGGAGCCCGAGCAGGTACGAGAACTCGTAGGTCGCTCGGGTTCCCGTCGGGCGGTCCGAGGCTGCGGTGTCGGCCTCGGCCGGGCCGTCCGGGTCGACGGCGTCGGTGTCGACCGGGCTATCCGGGTCGACGGCGTCGCTCCCGGCCGTCCGCACGTCGGCGGCGACCCCCCACTGGAACGCGAGGACGGGCGGCGTCCCCGAGGCGAACTGCCGGACGACCGCCTCGGGCGGCGCGTCCGTGCGGAGGCGGGTCATCCCGGACCGGCGGTACACCGGCAGCCGGAGGGCGACGACCAGAACCGCCCCGACCGCGACCCCCGGCCAGAACGAGAGCGCGGCGACGGCGGCGAGGAACGCCCCCACGACGAGCAGCGCGAGGGTCCAACTGACGGCGCGCTCGGCGCGGCGGTAGCCCCGCACGGCGTCGTCGAGCGCGTCGCGGTCGGTCGGCGGCGGCGTTCGGGCGTCGGAGGGACTGGAGGGGTCGGTCACGCTCCGAACTCGGAGGGGCGGGAAATCAGGATTACGGTCGCCGCGGTCGCGGGGAGCGAGGGTCGGCGTCGGCCGGAGCGGTCGCCGACCGACGGGGGGTCGCCCCGGGGCGGAGCCGCGCTCAGGCCGAGTCGCTCTCGTCGGCCGGCGCTCGCCCGCAGATGCTCACGAGGTCGTGGAGGTCGTCGATCTCGTAGGTCGGGTGGCAGGCGAGCTCCGTCGACCGCCGGTGCGGGCGGCGGAGGAACGCGGAGTCGATCCCCGCGTTGTCGGCCGCGCGGACGTCCGACTCGTTGTCGCCGACGAAAAGCGCCGTCTCGGCTCCGAGGTCTTCGAGGGCGCGCTCGATGTAGTACGGGGAGGGCTTCTTGCGCGAGAGGCTGGCCACCGAGGGCTCCCGGCCGTACGCGACCTCGAAGTGGCCGCGCAGCCCGAAGTGGTCGAGGAGGGCGTCGACGGTCGCCTGTTGGTTCGAGGAGACCACCCCCAGCGAGGCGTCGAGCGCGCGGAGGGCGTCGACGTCGTCGTACGGCGTCTTGCGTCCCTTCCGAGCGGCGTCGATCTGGGCCGCCGCCGCGGTCTCGTCCCTGACGCGCCAGAACTCCGTCGGGTCCACGCCGTAGCGCTCGCAGATGTCCGTCAGGGTCGCGGGGTCGACGCCGACCGCCACGTCGTCGACGTGCGCGAGGTCCGGGTCCTCGACGCCGAGGCTCACGAACGCGTCCCAGGCGGCCTCGCGGAGCGTGTCGAACGGCGTCCGCCCGACCAACACCCCGTCGTTGTCGAGGACGACGGCGTCGTACACGGCTCACTCTGCGTCGCTAACGGGCAAAAAGGTTTCACACGCCGTTACGCGGCGCTCCGAACGCCGGCGGTCGGACACTCAGACGCCGAACAGCCGGACGAACAGCCCCGCGAGCACCGCGAGCGTCCCGGCGATCACGCCGACGAACGGGACCGGAACCGGCAGCGGGATCACGATCAGCGCGACGCCGAGCGCGATCAGCGCGGTCGAGAGCTTCACGGGCGAACACCGTCCGCGACGCCCAAATACCTTCAGGTGAGTTCCGACCGCCGGACGACGCGTCCCGAGAGACGGCACGACTCCCGCACTTTCAATACCCGGCCGGTCGAAGGCTCAGATCGGACCATGAACATCTCTGATATCGCGGTGTCGGAATACGTCGAGGTCGACGTCGATGAGCGGCTCGCCAAGGTCCGTTCTATCTTCGAGCGAGAGAACCCCAAGGGGATCGTCGTCGTCGAGGACGGCGAGTACGCGGGCGTCGTCGGGGAGAAACAGCTCATGCGTTCGCGCATGGAGGACGACACGAAGGTGTCGGCGGTGATGAAGCCGGCCCCGTCGGTCGACCGACACGAGGACGTCCGGGAGACCGCCCGACTCCTCGTCGAGGGGGACGTGAAGATCGCGCCGGTCTACGAGGGCGAGAAGCTCTACGGCATCGTCACGGTCGACCAGATCCTCGAGGCCGTCATCGAGAGCCTCGACGCGATCACCGTCGGCCAGATCGCCACCGAGGACGTGATCGGCATCGGCGAGACGGAGAGCGTCGGCCGCGCCATCAACCGGCTCCGCGAGAACGGCGTCTCCCGGCTCCCCGTCCTCGACGACGACGGCGACCTCGTCGGCGTCGTCACCACGAACGACATCGTGGAGTTCGTCGTCCGCGACCACGAGCGGCAGGGCAGCGGCGACCGCGCGGGCGACATCGACCGCATGCTCGACATCCCCGTCTACGACATCATGTCGAGCCCGGTCGTCACCGCGACCGAGGACGAGACGGCCCGGGCGGTCGTCGAGCGCATGTTCGACAACGAGGTCTCCGGGCTGGTCGTCACGCCCGCGGACACCGATACCGTCGCCGGCATCGTGACGAAGACCGACGTGTTGCGCGCGCTGACGTTCACCGAGCAGGACTCGATGGACGTCCAGATCACGAACGTCGACCTGCTGGACGGGACCTCCCGCGAGCACGTCGTCGAGTCCATCGAGCAGGTCGCGGACAAGTACGCGGACATGCACGTCATCCACGCGCACGTCCGGCTCCACGCTCACAAGGAGAAGCTCCGCGGCACGCCCCTCATCCAGTGTCAGATCCGCCTCCGCACCAACGAGGGACAGGTCGGCGGCTCCGGCGAGGGGTACGGTGCCGAACACGCGTTCCACGTCGCGCTCGACAAGTTAGAGCGGAACGTCCTCGAGATCAAGGGCGTCAACGCCGACGAGGAGTACCGCGGCCAGCTCCTCCGGAAGCTCGGCGAGCTGTGAGCCGATAGGGGGCCGCACGCGGGCGAATGCCGGTCCGATCTCGGCGGTCGTCCCGTCGCCCTCGACGAACCGACTTCCGCCCGTTCCGACCCGCGTTTTCGTCGTCTCGCTGCCGGCGCGCTCTTCGGAGGATCGTCCGTGATCGGCAGCCGTCGGCTATCCGTCCGCGTCGTCGGCTATCCGTCCGCGCCCTCGGCGAGTCCGTCGGCGACGATCCGGAACGCGGCGGTGTCGCCCGCGGGCTTCGAGCGGTGCTTTTCGAGGGTCGCCCGGCGGTTCCCGCCGCGGAACCGGTCGACGCGGACGATCGCGCCGGTCCAGTGGTTGAGGGTGTTGCCGCCGAGCGCGCGGTCCCGGTCGCCGTCGGGGTCCGTGAACACCTGGTTCGTGATCACGACGGCGACGTCGTGCCGCCGGGCCAGAGAGAGGAGGTGCGTCACCTGCTTTGCGACCTTCCGGAGCGACTCGCCGCCCTCGGTGTCGCCGGCGCGCTCCAGCCGGTAGAAGCCCGTGGCGGAGTCCAACACGATCAGATCGACCTCCTCCGCGAGCTCCTCGGCGTCGCGGACCGCCTCGCGCTGGTCGTCGAAGTCGTACGCCTCAGAGATCACGAGCCGCGCGGCGAGTTCCTCGAGGGTGTCGTCGCCGTCGCCCCGGTCAAGTCGACCCTCCGCCAGCTGTTCGAACCGGTCGATCGAGAGCCCCTCGGTGTCGATGTAGAGGGCGCGGTCGCCGCGGGCCGCGACCTCGACCGCCGCCGAGAGCGCGAGGTTCGTCTTCCCCGCGGCCGGCGGGCCGTACACCTGCGTGACGACGCCGCGCTCGAAGCCGCCGCCCAGCAGCTCGTCGACCGGGCGACAGCCGGTCGGGATCGGATCGCTCACTAGACGGCGGTTCGGCCGCGCTCGTATTTAAACGGTCGATCGCGGCGGCGACGGCGCGGTACGCGTCGCTCGACGCGGTGATACGCGCCGGTCGCCGGGAGAAACGCGGTTGCTCGTCGCGAGAAGTGTCGCTCGCCGACGGCAGCGCCGTCGCTCGTCGGGCGGTGATAAGTGTGAGAGAAACGGAGATGGCGTCGTTCGCGTCGAGCGACGGCCGAAATCCGGTAGTGCGTGCGGACCTGTCGTCCGCGACGTGGGGGTTAGTTGCGGACGAGGTTCGTCGCGCGGGGTCCCTTGGGGGACGATTCGATGTCGAATTCCACTTCCTGACCCTCCTCGAGGTCCGGGCCGCCGACGTCTTCCATGTGGAAGAACACGTCTTCGTCGTCGTCGAGGTCGCCGTCGTCAGTCGAGATGAAACCGTAGCCGCCAGTATCGTTGAAGAAATCAACCTTACCGTTTACAATTGCGAATAAACGTACAGCCCGTACGGCGATAACCCTTGCGAGGGTCACGGTACCACGGAGGTTCCGGACGTTCGTCTATCCGGGAAGCACCGAATACCGCCTCGTTCCGGGGCGCTCCGGCCGACGTTGCGACGCGCCCGGTCGTGTTCACCGCGTGCCACCAGCCGCGGGGTTCATTTACGCGCGACCACGTAGGTCGGACAACGACATGGACCGCCGCCACTTCCTCCGCTCGCTCGCCGGGACCGGCGTCGTCGCCGGTACGACCGCAACGGCCGGCTGCGCCGGCGTCCTCGGCGACGGCGACGCCGACGGCTCCGACGATCCCCACGCCGAGGAGACGATCCTCGGCCCGCCGGAGCAGACCCGGGGCGACCCGGTCCATCCGATCCGCGGCGACGAGATGCCCGAGTTCAGCGTCCCCGACCCGATCACGGGCGAGGAGATATCGACGGCGGGGTTCGAGGGCGAGCGCGCGTACCTGTGGACCTCCTTCTACACGAGCTGCCCGGACGGCGTCTGCCCGGCGCTCATCCTCCGCCTGCGGCGCGTACAGGAGGTCGCGGCCGAGGAGGGGTTCGGCGACGAGGCCGCGTTGCTGCCGCTCACGTTCGACCCCGAGCGCGACACGGCCGAGGTGCTCCGCGAGTACGCGAGCCAGCGCGGGGTCGATCTGGACGCCGGCAACTGGCACTTCCTCCGCCCCGAGAGCTACGAGGCGGGCGTAGAGCTGATGGACGAGAACTTCGGGCTCAAGATCGAGAAGACGGACGCCGAGGGGTACGAGAACCTGGAGTACGCGTTCCCGCACTACGGGCTCATCCTGCTCGTCAACAAGCGGGGGATCGTCGAGCGCGCGTACCCGCGCGGCCCGGCCACCGACGTCGAACGGATCGTCGACGACTTCAGACGGGTGGTCACGGCGTGAGACGGCGGCACCTACTGGCGGGACTCGCAAGCGTCGGCGCCCTCGGCGGAGCCGGGGCCGTCGCGACCGGCAGGGTGCCGAACGCGCTCGGCGGCGAGGAGGCCCCCGAGCCGATCGAGCCGGTGACGATCGACACTATCGAGGCACCGGGTAGCCGCGACGGAGAAGTGACGCTACCCGCTCCCGACCGCCCGACGTTCGTCGACTTCTTCGGAACGTGGTGTCCGCCCTGCGCCGAGCAGATGCCGGCCCTCGCGGAGGCCCACGACCGGATCGGCGACGAGGTGCTGTTCGTCTCGGTGACGACGGAACCCGTCGGCGACGAGGTCAGCGAGGAGGAGGTGGTCGAGTGGTGGCGCGAGAACGACGGCGACTGGCTCGTCGCGGCCGACGTGACTGCCGAACTCGCATCGCGATTTCCGATCGGGAACTACCCGAGCGCCCGCGCCATCGACGCCTCGGGACGCGTCCGCTGGGCGACCTCCGGCACCCACACCACCGAGGAGTTCGTCGCGGGCATCGAGCGCGTGGTCGGCGATGACTGACGACCGATGACCGACGTCTCGCTCGCGACGAACGTCCCGTTCGCGGTGACCGCGGGCGTGGCGACGTTCTTCTCGCCGTGCGCGTACCCCCTCCTGCCGGGGTACGTCGGCTTTTACGTCAACTCCGTCGACGCGGACTCCGCCTCGATCCTCGGCGCGGGCGCCCGCGGCGTCGCGGCCGCGATCGGCGTGCTGGCGACGTTCGCGCTGCTCGCCGGGGCCACCGTCCGGATCGGCTACTCGACGCTGTCGAGCATCACCGTCTTCGAGACGCTCGTCGGCGGCCTCCTCGTCGTCTTCGGGCTGCTCGTCGTCGCCGGGCGAGCGCCGTCGGTCTCGGTGCCGCTGCCGGAGCGCCGCACCGGTATCTTCGGATTCGGGCTGTTCGGGGCGGGCTACGCGCTCGCCGGCGCGGGCTGCGTCGCGCCCGTGTTCCTCGGCGTCGTCGCCCGCGCGATCGCGCTCCCGTCGGAGACGGCGGTGCTCGTCGTCGGCGTCTACGCCGGCACCGTCGCCGTCCTGATGGCCGCGACCACGGTCGCGACCGGCGTCGGCCTCGTCAGCAACGCGAACCGGGTGATGGCCCACGCCGGGCTGCTGAAACGGATCGCGGGCGCGGTGATGGTCGCCGCCGGGATCGGACAGCTGTACCTCTCGCTGGTCGTGTACTGAGACGAACGCGCTGAGCGACCCGTGGGAGACGCCCGCACGCCGTCCCGTATCTTCTTAACTGATAGCGCGGAACATTCGGACAGCCGAACCGAACGGTTCGGTCCCCGCACACGATGAATCTCGATCAGTTCACCGCCGAGAACGCACCGACGGACGGCGCGGAGCCGTTCCAGCGCGAGAACAGCTACACCCTCGATGTCGCGGTCGCCGGCACGGTCATGGCGAAGGCCGGGTCGATGGTGGCGTACACGGGCGACGTGTCGTTCACCGGGAAGGCCTCCGCCGAGGGCGGGATCACCGGCTTCCTCAAGGAGGCCGCCACGGGCGAGGGGACGCCGATCATGGCCGTCGAGGGCGACGGCCACGTCTACTTCGCGGACGACGGCAAGAAGGTACAGGTGATCGAACTCGACGCCGACGAGTCGATCACGGTCAACGGCGAGGACGTGCTCGCGTTCGAGGAGTCGCTCTCCTACGAGATCAACACCATCGACAGCCTCGCCGGCGCGCTCGCCGGCGGGTTCAGCAACGTCTACCTCGAAGGGCCGGGGTACGTCGCGCTCACCACCCACGGCGATCCCATCGTCTTGGAACCGCCGGTGGCGACCGACCCCGCCGCGACCGTCGCGTGGGGCGGCACCTCGCCGGACGTGGAGGTGAACCGGAGCCTCTCGGACATGATCGGACAGGAGTCCGGCGAGCGCTACCAGATGCGGTTCGACGGCGACGACGGGTTCGTCGTCGTCCAGCCCCGCGAGGAGCACGCCTGAGTCCGGCCGAGAGGCCAGAATCCGCGGCGCGACGCTATCGCGCCGCCAGCCAGTCGGCGAAGTCGCCGGTGAGGAACCCGGCGTAGTCGACGATCCCGAGGTACAGCGAGACGATCACGACGATCACGATCGGGATCCGGACGGCCCAGATCCACGCGTCGCCGAGGCCGCCGAGGTCCGCGATCCCCTTCTGTAGTTCCTCGCGGCCCACGTGCGGGATCACCCAGCCGACGAACAGCGCGAGCAGCAGCGAGCCGAGCACGAGCAGGATGCCGTCCGCGAGCAGGTCGTATAAATCGAGGAAGATCAGGTCGACGGTGACGGGCACGCCGAGCAGGAAGACCGCCACGCCGACCGCGGCCGACGCCGGGATGCGGGCGACGCCGACCTCGTCGATCAGGTACGAGACCAGCACTTCGAGGATGCTGATCGCGGAGGAGAGCGCCGCGATCCCGACCATCCCGAAGAAGACCACGCCGAGGATCCGGCCGCCGGGGATGCCGGCGAACGCCGACGTGAGGCTCACGAAGATCGCGCCGGGACCGCCCGTTCCCGGCTCGATACCCACCGAGAAGAGGACGGGGAAGACGACGAAGCCGACGAGGACGGCGACGAGCGTGTCGAGCGTCGCGATGATCCCCGCGTCGGCCGCGAGGTTCCGGTCCTCGCCGAGGTAGGAGGCGTAGGTGATCATCACGCCCATGCCGAGCGACAGCGTGAAGAACGCCTGTCCGGCGGCGGCCGGCAGGATCTCGGTCCAGTTGGCCGCGATCGTTCCGAAGTCGGGCGAGAGATAGTAGGCGTACGCCGCGCTCGCGCCGTCGAGGGTGAACCCGTACGCGGCGAGGCCAAGCAGGAGGACGAGGATGGCGGGGACCATCACCTTCACGCTCAGTTCGATCCCGCGCCGGACGCCGGCGGCGATGATGCCGATGACGCAGAGCATGAAGACGGCGTGGAAGAGGAGCGTGTCCAGTCCGGTCGACACCGTGCCGAACAGCGCCTCGGCCTCGGCGGGGTCGGTGAGGGTGAATCCCTCGGTGATCCCGATAAGCGTGTACCGCAGGAACCAGCCCGCGACGACGCTGTAGTACGAGAGGATGATGAAGCCGGTGACGACGAACAGCCAGCCGGCGTACGACCACGCGCCGCTGCCGAGTTCGCGCAGCGCGCCGACCGGGTTCAGGTCGGTCCGCCGCCCGATGACGAACTCGACGAGGATCGCCGGGAACCCGATCAGCGCGACGAACGCCAGGTAGGTTATCAGAAACGACGATCCGCCGTACTGGCCGGTGATGAAGGGGAACCGCCAGATGTTCCCCAGCCCGACCGCGCTGCCGACCGCGGCGAGGATGAACCCCGCTCGCGTCGCCCATGTCTCGCGTGCCATTGGTACCGGAGGAATTCCGTTGGGGCGTAAAAACGTGTCTCTCCGGCGCTGACACAGATAATGAACGTTCCTGATCGTTCGTCCAATCCCCTGCGTACCGAGCGGCGACCGTGAATTTAATAGCCGGACGGCTACCTCACGGGGTATGGAACGCGTAGACGTCGCGATCGTGGGTGGCGGTCCGGCGGGGTCCTCCGCAGCGCACGCGGCCGCCACCGGCGGCGCTGGCGCGCTCGTGCTCGAGAAGGGGGTCCCCCGGGCCGACCGGGACCGGCTCGGTCCCGACTCCACCGACGCCGCGGGCATCCTCGACTACTGGGTCGACATCATGGGGATTCACCCCGACGAGTTCGACGACGGGGTCGTTCAGCGCGAGTTGAACCGCGCGGAGTTCCGCGGTCCGGAGGAGGCGGCGACGCTCGAATCGACCGGCATCGACTCCTCGTACGACAAGTTCGGCTACACCTTCCAGCGCGCGCGCTTCGACGACTGGCTCCGCGACCGCGCCGAGGAGGCCG
This genomic stretch from Halorubrum hochsteinianum harbors:
- a CDS encoding aldo/keto reductase, which produces MDLPAVGLGTMGIDDSDEVATALGLGYRHLDTARIYDNEAVVGEGLAAGLADADLGRDDVTVATKLWTDDLAADAVAPAARESAARLGVEALDLLYVHRPRGDYDPESTLPALDRLVEEGLVRNVGVSNFELADLDRAVDVLGRPPAAHQTELHPLFRRPELLDHARDHGYPVVAYSPLAGGRVREVDAVVAVAEAHGATPEAVAIAWATAKDPVVAIPKASSEGHLRANLAAADLELTDEEIAAIDAVEREEELFPE
- a CDS encoding HAD family hydrolase encodes the protein MYDAVVLDNDGVLVGRTPFDTLREAAWDAFVSLGVEDPDLAHVDDVAVGVDPATLTDICERYGVDPTEFWRVRDETAAAAQIDAARKGRKTPYDDVDALRALDASLGVVSSNQQATVDALLDHFGLRGHFEVAYGREPSVASLSRKKPSPYYIERALEDLGAETALFVGDNESDVRAADNAGIDSAFLRRPHRRSTELACHPTYEIDDLHDLVSICGRAPADESDSA
- a CDS encoding CBS domain-containing protein, whose translation is MNISDIAVSEYVEVDVDERLAKVRSIFERENPKGIVVVEDGEYAGVVGEKQLMRSRMEDDTKVSAVMKPAPSVDRHEDVRETARLLVEGDVKIAPVYEGEKLYGIVTVDQILEAVIESLDAITVGQIATEDVIGIGETESVGRAINRLRENGVSRLPVLDDDGDLVGVVTTNDIVEFVVRDHERQGSGDRAGDIDRMLDIPVYDIMSSPVVTATEDETARAVVERMFDNEVSGLVVTPADTDTVAGIVTKTDVLRALTFTEQDSMDVQITNVDLLDGTSREHVVESIEQVADKYADMHVIHAHVRLHAHKEKLRGTPLIQCQIRLRTNEGQVGGSGEGYGAEHAFHVALDKLERNVLEIKGVNADEEYRGQLLRKLGEL
- the radB gene encoding DNA repair and recombination protein RadB, which encodes MSDPIPTGCRPVDELLGGGFERGVVTQVYGPPAAGKTNLALSAAVEVAARGDRALYIDTEGLSIDRFEQLAEGRLDRGDGDDTLEELAARLVISEAYDFDDQREAVRDAEELAEEVDLIVLDSATGFYRLERAGDTEGGESLRKVAKQVTHLLSLARRHDVAVVITNQVFTDPDGDRDRALGGNTLNHWTGAIVRVDRFRGGNRRATLEKHRSKPAGDTAAFRIVADGLAEGADG
- a CDS encoding cold-shock protein; the protein is MVNGKVDFFNDTGGYGFISTDDGDLDDDEDVFFHMEDVGGPDLEEGQEVEFDIESSPKGPRATNLVRN
- a CDS encoding SCO family protein, whose protein sequence is MDRRHFLRSLAGTGVVAGTTATAGCAGVLGDGDADGSDDPHAEETILGPPEQTRGDPVHPIRGDEMPEFSVPDPITGEEISTAGFEGERAYLWTSFYTSCPDGVCPALILRLRRVQEVAAEEGFGDEAALLPLTFDPERDTAEVLREYASQRGVDLDAGNWHFLRPESYEAGVELMDENFGLKIEKTDAEGYENLEYAFPHYGLILLVNKRGIVERAYPRGPATDVERIVDDFRRVVTA
- a CDS encoding TlpA family protein disulfide reductase; this encodes MRRRHLLAGLASVGALGGAGAVATGRVPNALGGEEAPEPIEPVTIDTIEAPGSRDGEVTLPAPDRPTFVDFFGTWCPPCAEQMPALAEAHDRIGDEVLFVSVTTEPVGDEVSEEEVVEWWRENDGDWLVAADVTAELASRFPIGNYPSARAIDASGRVRWATSGTHTTEEFVAGIERVVGDD
- a CDS encoding cytochrome c biogenesis protein CcdA; this encodes MTDVSLATNVPFAVTAGVATFFSPCAYPLLPGYVGFYVNSVDADSASILGAGARGVAAAIGVLATFALLAGATVRIGYSTLSSITVFETLVGGLLVVFGLLVVAGRAPSVSVPLPERRTGIFGFGLFGAGYALAGAGCVAPVFLGVVARAIALPSETAVLVVGVYAGTVAVLMAATTVATGVGLVSNANRVMAHAGLLKRIAGAVMVAAGIGQLYLSLVVY
- a CDS encoding AIM24 family protein gives rise to the protein MNLDQFTAENAPTDGAEPFQRENSYTLDVAVAGTVMAKAGSMVAYTGDVSFTGKASAEGGITGFLKEAATGEGTPIMAVEGDGHVYFADDGKKVQVIELDADESITVNGEDVLAFEESLSYEINTIDSLAGALAGGFSNVYLEGPGYVALTTHGDPIVLEPPVATDPAATVAWGGTSPDVEVNRSLSDMIGQESGERYQMRFDGDDGFVVVQPREEHA
- a CDS encoding sodium-dependent transporter, which produces MARETWATRAGFILAAVGSAVGLGNIWRFPFITGQYGGSSFLITYLAFVALIGFPAILVEFVIGRRTDLNPVGALRELGSGAWSYAGWLFVVTGFIILSYYSVVAGWFLRYTLIGITEGFTLTDPAEAEALFGTVSTGLDTLLFHAVFMLCVIGIIAAGVRRGIELSVKVMVPAILVLLLGLAAYGFTLDGASAAYAYYLSPDFGTIAANWTEILPAAAGQAFFTLSLGMGVMITYASYLGEDRNLAADAGIIATLDTLVAVLVGFVVFPVLFSVGIEPGTGGPGAIFVSLTSAFAGIPGGRILGVVFFGMVGIAALSSAISILEVLVSYLIDEVGVARIPASAAVGVAVFLLGVPVTVDLIFLDLYDLLADGILLVLGSLLLALFVGWVIPHVGREELQKGIADLGGLGDAWIWAVRIPIVIVVIVSLYLGIVDYAGFLTGDFADWLAAR